Below is a window of Oreochromis aureus strain Israel breed Guangdong linkage group 4, ZZ_aureus, whole genome shotgun sequence DNA.
TTCAGCAAACTCCTACAGTCTTCCCTGTGTATACATTATCAGTGACATACTTCTATGCTAATGGTCCAGGTTAAGCTGGACAATTAGAGACTTGACAGTCAGCATTAACATATGTTTGACTTCAGACAAAATGTTCCCTATCTACATTATACAGTATGTATCCTCCAGAGACACCTTTAATACTActgttgaggtcaaaggtcaatgACTTGATAGCACTGCTCATTTTAGAATTGGATGGTTATGAGTGGCATTAGCATTGAGATTCCATATcgtctaatctgctgctgcagttttgttattgtgtttgcttttatttggaaatatgaaaaaattATGCAATGGGGAAGTGCATGGTAAACGAAACAACAGACAGCTATACTTGATGGAACGTGACACAACTATGCAATGATTTAGATATTTAATTTGGACTATGCCTCAGATGATCCAGAATCAGTGATTCTATTCAACTGGAAAAAGTACATTTAGTGTTGAgatttgaaatgttttgctttacTCAGAGCTAACATGCAGCCTATGTCATGTCACAACACAGAtgaaatttaatattttttcatcataaaaacaatcattttggtatttttgtgagattaacatgtctgtgtttatttttttccagaacTTCTCCCCTCAGATGTCCGGTGGCTACGATGAGAAATCTCCTGCCATGCCTGTGCCTGGACCCATGGTAGGTTACATATGTATTTAAATACACTATATTCAAAATATTTCCATGCGCAGTATCTAAGCTTTTCTCTGTTGGATTGATAGGGCCCAATGGGACCCCGTGGACCTCCTGGACCTCCTGGATCTAGCGTGAGTACATGATGGCTTTTTTATGCTTAGGTTAAAAACTGAAACCTGGCATGCTAGCTGGCATGAATCCAGTCCTTCCTTTTTCTACTGCAAATAACGCAAAGAcagtgtttttttctgattGATTACCATTAGGCAGTAGTATTGATATTGATTACTGTTaggcagcaaaaacatcttttatctttttgaAATAAATTTTGAAAAAACTATACAAATTAACAAACTGCTCCTTACAGTGTGTTAAAAAAGTGAATAGCATAAACATATTTGGTGTAGTGatggtgtttctgtttgttacCAACTATAGGGACCTCAGGGATTCACTGGCCCCCCTGGTGAGGCTGGAGAGCCCGGATCTCCTGTGAGTATTCAGGACAGGGAAACAAATGCAAGTTGCACTTTGCTGTGATGTTAGCATTCTCACCTTATGTTTGATTTTCACTTCAGGGTCCCATGGGTCCCCGTGGACCTGCCGGCCCCCCTGGAAAGAACGGCGAGGATGTAAGTGCACTGGATTGATATCATATCAGTTCATCtacctacatatatatatatatcaatcaGTTTAGACTGAGGAATGTCTTGAGCGATCATTTCATCCCCATCTCCCCAACTCTCTTGCTCTCAGGGTGAGTCTGGCAAACCAGGTCGCCCCGGTGAGCGTGGACCTCCTGGCCCTCAGGTACGTTGCTGATTCTTACCACCGatatgtaaaacaaaaacagagctgAGATAATAACTTTTGTCAcctcatgtttttttgttttttttcccagggAGCTCGTGGTTTCCCAGGAACCCCAGGTCTGCCTGGCATCAAGGGACATAGAGTGAGTCAGAACTTGTGCCACCCCATTCAACTCATATTCaactcaaaataaaaaatgttgaaaCTCGTGGCTGGAAACTTCATCTTTGCATGTCTCTTATTCTGTGTAGGGATTCAGTGGCCTGGATGGTGCCAAGGGAGACACTGGCCCCGCTGGACCCAAGGTGACTGCCCCCCCTTTGTTATAAGACTCATTCTCACCACATAAGTGTAGAAAAAAGTCACCCACAGGTGGGCtacttcagttatagtgcaGTGGTGAGTAGCTGTAATCGTAGCAGTGCTATAAATGACAGTAGTAATTGAAAAAGTAGTTGTAATAGTGGCACTGATATCTAACTCATAATGGTGCTGGTGGTAGGAGCACTAGTGCCAGAATTTGAAGTACAATAAAATCAATTgcatttaattgtaattttagaCAGCACCATATCAcagctcccttttaacaggaagacatcTCTGGCAGAACTATCAATATGGTTCTCAAATGAGTACCTTTTAGTGTTTAAAGACACACTGAAAAAATTAACCTGTAGATGcagaaaaatcattaaaaatgtctAAAACAGTTTCAGCATTTCCTCCATTATAAccagtgtattttcttcacctACCACTCCACCAACAAGTTGGTCATATACAACATATTTTAACCTAAAGCTAAATACTACTAGTATTAACAGTTTGAGTATCAATGTGGACAGTAaaagctgtggctacaataaTGCTACAACAAGCAGTAGTATCAACCATTTAAACACTAGCAAGTTACATTAGCAGTCACACTGGCTACTTTTTAGTTATAGCAGCTTGATTGGCTAAATTCTGCATTGCCGAGCATAATTTCTAAAAGTTTGATAAAGTTTCTAGAGTTTAATTAATTTTGACAAATGATTCTAATCACCTCGCCGGCCCGtgtatttctgtacatttaggGAGAGGCTGGCACCCCTGGTGAGAATGGAACCCCTGGTGCTATGGTGAGTAAAACAAGCACCCTGTCTGTGCTACATAATTGCCACCTTAGATTTCTTCTCTTCCACAACTGATTTTGGCTAACTGACACTGTCTTTGTCTATCTCAGGGACCTCGTGGTCTGCCTGGTGAGAGAGGCCGTGCTGGTGCTACTGGAGCTGCTGTGAGTCCATACATTACATAGTCGCAACTAGTGCAATCAATTAAAAAGTGAATTGAGAAACCGATCAACCAATCACGTTTGTCTTTGACCTGCAGGGAGCTCGTGGTAACGATGGCgctgctggtgctgctggaccTCCTGTAAGTCTTTCATTGCCAAAAGCTTCAGTTCTTAAAATCTCAGCCTGGTCAGCGCTGACCCAAAAAGATGCACTATGTATATCTGAgtatctgtgtttttgttcttctcAGGGTCCCACTGGCCCCGCTGGACCCCCTGGATTCCCCGGTGGCCCTGGAGCCAAGGTATAAACTGCTCCTGACACAATCCGCTCCAGTAATCTTCAGTGCTatccatttttcttctgaaAAGCAGTATAATCtatttcctctcctctctcggTTGTGGGTTTACTGTGCCGActttaaagaatttattttCTGAAGCGTGTAGGTAGCCAACACCTACTTTGACCTGACATGTAGAATGCCGGTCAATAAAGATCATCTGAGCTCCCACTACTGTTTGAGTATGAACAGTAACTATTGAGAAATTAGATGGatggacactttttttttcttttctttttttttgcagagtTCTCAGTATATTTTAAAGCTTATGATAGAAATTCACAGTAATTGTCTGTGAATGTGGGACTGGGTCATAGCTGAAGCTGTGGGGTTCTTTTTGGCTGAGGTTAGATGTTGAGTGTCTACTCTAAACCAAATCTTCTGTTTATGCCCacaattttatctttttttttattgtcttcCACCACCAAGCTGTTTTTATTACTAAataattttttctttctccccagGGTGATGCTGGAGCTCAGGGTGCTCGTGGACCCGAGGGCCCTGCTGGAGCTCGTGGTGAGCCCGGAAACCCCGGACCTGCTGGCCCAGCTGGACCTGGCGTAAGTATGAGTGACTGTAGTAAAGATCCTTGATGAAAACAACAAATGGGCCACAAAAAATAGGCCACTAGTAGCCGATTCATGACGAAATAATACAATTTACATTATCATTTAAATTGTTAAAAGAAATTCTAAAAATTCTGACTTCTGGGACAATAAATAAACTTTCTTCCTTCTCCTCTCAGGGAAACCCTGGATCTGATGGAGCCCCCGGAGCTAAGGGAGCACCTGTGAGTGTCTTTAAGCAAATTGAATCTATTTTTAATACTAACTTATTTTTACTAAAGCTACAGATAGTCATCACTAATTCTACAGCATGACATTAAATGACTGTATTGTTGTGTGCTGCCCCCTACAGGGTGCTGCTGGAGTTGCTGGAGCTCCTGGTTTCCCTGGACCCCGTGGACCCTCAGGACCTCAGGGTGCTGCTGGTGCCCCCGGACCCAAGGGTAACACTGTAAGTAAAGATCTCTTAGatccaaaaaaagcaaaatcacCTAAAATTTaaacttgtttgttttgtgttcaaAATGAATACTTTGACATAGAAAACCTAtagagataaaaacaaaaatgagatTTGTTTTGGGCATTTGTTGTTTCCTGAAATTATTTTCCTTTTAGATTTATCCAAATAATAGTAATTTCTCCTGAGTTtgtagtttgttttattttatgttttcttgtttgtttgtgtccctTAGGGTGAGGCTGGTGCCCCAGGATCCAAGGGAGAGTCTGGTGCCAAGGGAGAGGCTGTGAGTTCACCATAGATCATGACAGAGCACACAGCGCTAAAATTATGTGTGATCAGCCTCTTATGCCACATTAAATGTTACATTGCTCTTCTACAGGGTGCTCCAGGAGTTCAGGGACCCCCTGGACCTCCCGGTGAGGAGGGCAAGAGAGGAGCCAGAGGAGAGCCTGGTGCTGCAGGAGCCCGTGGCGGCCCtggagagagagtatgcatctCACTGGATTTCCACTTTATACGTATTCTAGTCTGTAAAATGAAGTTTGATGGCAGAGGTGGTGTTTCAACACAAAGGACAAAAGACTGAAATCTTTATACTGATGGTCATATCTAAATGATTGAGATTACTTGTCTGCAGCTGTAAACATTACAAAGGTTACTTTGATTGAAAAAGCAGATTAATCTCTGCTTGgaatgaaaatataataaacaccATTGGGCTCATAAAAATGATGTAAACAAACACTCTAATTAGTGAGGTTCAAAATGTTCCCAAAACATTTGGTCAAGAGTATTACAGATATGGACATACTGAATGGTGCTAGTACTCAAAAGTTAAAACCAGGGCAGCACTGCAAAATTTCTGAATTCAAAGATAGAAACATTCATTTCTGATCCTATAGACAGGGTTAAAACAAGCAATTTGTCAATGGCTGGCAGATTCTATCTGCCATCATTTTCTTCTTATTGTGTTCTCTCAGTGCTCTAAAACATGATTAAATCTATAATTATGTTCATAAGGCACTGAAGCACAAGCACTTGGTTAAAAGCATTGAGTCTTTTGGAtgttaatttaagttaaaaatgatgcCAGAGACCTGAGCCCCAGATCTCTCTGATGGAATTCGACTGTATGCATAATACAGGGTATTAAATTTTAAACCTAAAGTTTGGACACATTTCTGTTTAAACACTTTTTACTGTTCAGAGCTAAGCAAGACATGTTTGATTGTCTTTACAGGGTGCCCCTGGTGGTCGTGGTTTCCCTGGTTCTGATGGCCCTGCTGGACCCAAAGTAAGGAAaatgcacacatacatacaacaGATATAAACCTTAATTTCACCTGCAGGCTTCCATAATTTTGGTTTAACTCATTTTTGAATCTCCACCATTCTTCACCATTCATTTCCTTCTTAGGGTGCCACTGGTGAGCGTGGTGCCCCCGGTCTTGTTGGACCTAAAGGTGCCACTGGTGAGCCTGGCCGCACTGGTGAGCCTGGTCTGCCCGGAGCTAAGGTGGGATAGCATACTGTCTGTCAAACAGTTTTCTGCAGCATCATTTATTCATTATACCCAGTccctcctctgacctctgaactCTGCTTTGTAGGGAATGACTGGCAGCCCTGGCAACCCTGGACCTGATGGCAAGATAGGACCTTCTGTAAGTTTGTGTGCAGTACAGTTAACCCTAGTTCTTATCATTTATGTCAAGAAATAGCAAAAACCTTAATTAATCTTCCTTAACAGGGAGCTCCTGGACAAGATGGCCGCCCTGGGCCTCCTGGCCCTGGTGGAGCTAGAGGCCAGCCTGGAGTCATGGGATTCCCCGGACCCAAGGGTGCTGCTGTGAGTAGCGTTACAACATCTACACATTATATTTAATCATGCTTAGTAATAGTGGTCATGgtctccatgttttttttctataggGTGAGGCTGGAAAGCCCGGTGAGAGAGGAACCATGGGACCTACTGGACCTGCTGTGAGTGCTCAATATTCTGCTTCTTTGTGGAattactgttttctttcttgttatcTATCATCAATGGTaggattgtgtgtgtaaaagccttCTATCTCTCTACCCAGGGTGCACCTGGAAAGGATGGTGATGTTGGCGCACAGGGACCTCCTGGACCTGCTGTAAGTAAACAACACTAACTGCCCACACTTCAATATTAACACCCAAGTTTGTGTTGATGGCTCTCTACAAAGTACTTAAAGCTACATCTGTAGCTGCAAGAACAAGTCAGATCTACGCAATGGATTACTGCCACCATTGCTGACCCTCCCTCTCTGCTCATCTTAAGGGTCCTGCTGGtgagagaggagagcagggacCTGCTGGATCTCCTGGATTCCAGGGTCTTCCAGGACCCCAGGGAGCCGTTGGTGAGACTGGCAAGCCTGGAGAGCAGGTACTGATTGAAACTGAACTATGAGTGGAACAGCATCATTTTCAGTGAATAAAAGTGcttatttctgtatttctgccTTTCCTTATAGGGTGTACCCGGTGAAGCTGGAGCACCAGGACCCGCTGGAGCTAGAGtaagtttttttattctttgaaGTAGATTGTTGTCCAAAATGCTCCATGTTAGACCTGGAAAACAACTGTTAGCTTGCTAACTAGCCAGCTACTTTCAATATTAGGATTGCTAATAAGCTACTGTATCATTAATAGTGATAGCATCTATACAGATGCTATCACTAGCTTCAACTCACATTAcctgtaaacaaaacaaaggtaCTATAACAGTATCAACATGGTCACAGGAGGAAAAGCCTTGCATTGCCATTTACAAAGTAGCTCTTCGTGTTGATCAGAAATTCTGTTTTACACTGTCATTCATAAATAAACAGGTAAATTAGGACGAAAGCTTCACCTCAGATATGAACCTCCCTTTGGGAATATCATCCAACTAAACTGATCTAGCAGATCTAGTTCTCATGCTTTCAACAAACCATCCAATAACCTCATTTCAACCCACTCTTCTCCTCAGGGCGATAGAGGATTCCCTGGTGAGCGTGGTGCACCTGGGGCAATTGGACCTGCTGGTGCCCGTGGATCACCCGGAGCCTCTGGAAATGATGGTGCTAAGGTGAACACATCTTATATAAAAATTAAGAAGTTCTCAGTTGTGAGCATATTGACTAAATTGCTGAATTCTGTACATCTCTTCCTCAGGGAGATGCTGGAGCCCCCGGTACTCCTGGAGCTCAGGGTCCTCCTGGACTGCAGGGAATGCCTGGTGAGCGCGGTGCCGCTGGTCTTCCAGGACTGAGAGGAAACAGAGTAAGTCACCTTCTGTAGTCCTATTACTCTTAGTATTCAGAGTAGCCAGGATAGTACATTGGCTGTCACTGCCATTCTAGACTGCTATCCTAGGTGAGATTTACTTTAGCAATCCAACAAACACTGATTGGTACTGATCAGTGTTTCTACTATGTGTCCATCcattttattgtcattataacACAATTGGGGTGCAAATGCCCGGTGTAATCACTGATGGGCTTTACGGTGACTTAGCAAATGACCCCAGTATTGCAAGATCTGATATACTATGTGAATGTTCGTCTTATTACCAACATCTTTTTTCCCTTCAAACACACAGGGTGACCAAGGACCTAAGGGTGCTGATGGAACTCCTGGTAAGGATGGTCCTCGTGGTTTGACTGGTCCAATTGGACTTCCTGGACCTGCTGGCTCCCCAGGAGACAAGGGAGAGCCTGGTGCCCAAGGACCTGTTGGACCTTCTGGAGCCCGTGGACCCCCTGTAAGCACTGCTTTGTCTGCAGCAGATAATGTTTAATTCAAAGTTCTCAAGTGTGTTAATCTTTGAATCTTTGAATTCATTCTGATTCGTCCACCTCCATCTTAGGGCGAGCGTGGTGAAGCCGGACCACCTGGACCTGCTGGATTCGCTGGACCTCCTGTAAGTAAATTCTACAATAGTGTCCACACTATTTTTCTTACTCTAACACAGAAGTTACTGAAAAACTATTTGGCTTTCTCTTCACAACCACCAATCCACTATAGGGTGCTGACGGACAGCCTGGTGCTAAGGGAGAGCCTGGAGATAATGGTGCTAAGGGAGATTCTGGTGCTCCCGGACCTGCTGGACCCACTGGTGCTCCTGGACCTCAGGTTTACACAATCACATACTCCCAGCATATCCCAGTTCATAAACTATAGCTATTTAGACATATATGTGGCCATATTGTGTGCTACTGTTTCTTTGACACTATGCTGTTGCGTTTCAGGGTCCCGTTGGAAACACTGGCCCTAAGGGAGCCCGTGGACCTGCTGGACCTCCTGTAAGTCACTCTCACTTTacttttcaaatttaaaaaaagaaagcaagtagtgaaacattttatttattttccaaacACGAACCACCATCAAATCCATCACTTGATACATCTCTGTTTTTTCGTTTTTTCGTTTTTTACTGACTTGATGCAGTATTTTTGCAGCCTTAGTGAGCTAATTGGCCTCTATCTCCCTAGGGTGCTACTGGCTTCCCTGGTGCTGCTGGCAGAGTTGGACCTCCCGGCCCCGCTGTAAGTTTTTGTTAGGTGTTTCTGACACAGTGCGCAAAACCTAGTTTTCCTGGTATTATTTTCAAATCTCCCTGTCCTCCCCACAGGGTAACGCTGGACCTCCCGGACCTCCTGGACCAGCTGGCAAGGAGGGACCCAAAGGAAACCGTGGTGAGACTGGACCTGCTGGTCGCCCTGGTGAGTTGGGTGCTGCTGGACCCCCAGGACCTCCTGGAGAGAAGGGTAGCCCTGGTGCTGATGGTGCTCCCGTAAGTTATATCAACTTTCAGTACATTCTAAAATGCTGTGACACAATTTATAATAAACCATAGCCTGATTCGATAATGATTATCTTCTTTCAGGAAtattattaaatttaatttccATCCTTTCACTGACTGCACAGTTTCTGCTACCTGTGTCTCAGTGTCTAAttactttctctctgtctttcacagGGTAGTGCTGGTATTCCTGGACCTCAGGGTATTGCTGGACAGCGCGGTATTGTTGGTCTGCCTGGACAGAGAGGCGAGAGAGGCTTCCCTGGACTTGCCGGACCTGTTGTAAGTTCCCCTTGGTATTCTAAAACCCAGAATTTCAAAAATTTCAAAATGTTCCGTGGATCTGATAAATCCAGAACATCAAATGACATCATTCTAAATCAAGAAAAAAATCTACTtctaaaagacacaaaacaataacatttaattcTCATTTAGCTAAGCAAAAAATAAGACAGACCAGTCTCAGTCAGTTAGAAATATGAATGAGGTTAATATAACTGGACTGACTGCAATTATTGCACTCATAGGGAGAGCCTGGAAAGCAAGGACCTAGTGGCCCAAGCGGTGAGCGTGGACCTCCCGGACCCATGGGACCCCCTGGCCTGGCCGGAGCCCCTGGAGAGCCTGGACGTGAGGTATAAAGTCCCACCAGAGCAAGTGGAGAGCCAAGGAGTGGCTATCCCTTTGGTTACCCTACCCAACAAACTGTGAAGCCCATTAAAGGGCCAATTACATGCCCATGGAAATGTAGTTGCATCTAGTGACTGCTATATTCCTAATAGAACTTTTTTTGTGACAGTATTTTGCTATAAACACTATTTCTGACACATCTCGTTTTGCATTTAGCCATATAAATTGTAATGACTTTAAAATTGACCGTTTTAGCAAACTTTCAGTGAAGTCAATTCTGAAGGTTTTTGTTAAGCTTAACCTGCTCTGTGCCTGTTTAAGGGAACCCCTGGTAACGAGGGCGCAGCTGGTCGTGATGGAGCCCCTGGACCCAAGGTAAGATAAGCTGACCTCACCAACAACACACAGCTATCTTATTTTTTGTTCCATTTGAACTTTGTCTTTAGTGCCAAGTATGTTGGCACTACAAGTTAGCGTGTTAACATGTTAACATGCAACTAAATAATTTATGTAGCATCACAACTTATCTAGCCTAAAGCTAACCTATTAGCCATCATCCACAACTTCTAAAAATGGCGACCAGAGGAAGAAGTCACACTTTCTGTGAGTACTGCTATGATTTGTGAATCCCACCCTGGAGGATATATATGTGTGTTCAGCATATTCAGACATAATCATACACTACTAGAATTTTTAACATAAAGCTTAACTGGCAAATGTAGTCAGATACACTGTTTGAAGCTAGTGATAACCTGATTTTTTATTTGTCCTTTAGGGAGACCGTGGAGAGAGTGGCCCTGCCGGAGCCCCTGGTGCCCCTGGACCCCCTGGCGCCCCTGGACCTGTCGGCCCTGCTGGAAAGACTGGTGACCGTGGAGAGACTGTGAGTGACAAatctgcttcagtaatgtttcaGCTTGGTCTGTCATGCCAGACAAAGGCAAAGGCTGTAAGTTACTGCAACCCTGTCTCCAcataaaacaaattattttcaaTTTTCCAGGGACCTGCTGGCCCTGCCGGCGCTGCTGGCCCTGCTGGACCTCGTGGCCCTGCTGTAAGTAGCAATATTTGTTGCAAAACTACACTGGATGGAAGAGCATGCGAGGAAGGTTAAACCAAATGATGTCTGTCATTTTTCCTTATAACAGGGGGCTCCAGGACTTCGTGGTGACAAGGGAGAGACAGGAGAGGCTGGAGAGAGAGGCATGAAGGGACACAGAGGATTCACTGGCATGCAGGGACCTCCCGGACCTCCTGTATGATATTTTATACTTGAGTCTGCATATACTACAGTCAAAGAAAGTAATGCCATACACCAGCAAACTTAGTTTTAAACTGATTGTCTTCTTTTGTGCACCCATAGGGAACTTCTGGAGAGTCTGGACCCGCTGGTGCTGCTGGACCCGCTGGACCTAGAGTAAGTTAACTTAGTTTGGAGAAGTTGTGTAGTTTCAGCTTTACCTAGTTTATTTTCAGATACTGACATTTGAAATTTCCTGGTATTTGTAGGGCCCTTCAGGAGCTGCTGGTGCTCCTGGTAAGGATGGTGTGAGCGGTCTGCCTGGACCCACTGGACCTCCTGGACCTCGTGGACGTTCTGGAGAGATGGGACCTGCTGTAAGTCTAACAAGCTAACCTTCTTTACATTCAGCTGTTTACTTCAGTTGTGCCAAGTTGTACCTTTAAACCTAGGGTTTTTGAGGGTTACATTTTGCTAAAAGCAGCACATTACTGATGAAGTAACGAACCCACACTTTTTCTTTACCCTTCTCCTTCTGCAGGGTCCTCCTGGACCTCCTGGACCTCCTGGAGCACCTGGTGCCCCTGGTGGTGGATTTGACCTTGGCTTCATGGTCCAGCCTCAGGAGAAGGCCCCTGATCCCTTCCGCATGTACCGTGCTGACGACGCTAACGTTCTCCGTGACCGTGATCTGGAGGTTGATAGCACCCTGAAGAGCCTGAGCCAGCAGATTGAGCAGATCCGCAGCCCTGATGGAACCCGCAAGAACCCAGCAAGAACCTGCAGGGACCTCAAGATGTGCCATCCTGACTGGAAGAGCGGTGAGCAGTTCAATACAGTGACAGGAGAGCTAGTCCGAGGGCAGTCAGATGTAGGCCTAGTGGAATAGAGTTTTgaagttgtttgtgttttgcaggTGAGTACTGGATTGACCCTGATCAGGGCTGCACTCAGGACGCCATCAAGGTCTACTGCAACATGGAGACCGGCGAGACCTGCGTATCCCCAACTCAGCGTGAGGTTGCCAAGAAGAACTGGTACATCAGCAAGAACATCAAGGAGAAGAAGCACGTCTGGTTCGGAGAGGCTATGAATGAAGGCTTCCAGGTAAGCTTCCTAATTTATAGAACCTACCTGTTACCTTTTCTTCTAatcttctttatattttcttttttccatatTTCTCTTATCTCCAGTTCCATTGTGATTTTCCACAGCTTGAGTTCATTCTCTTACCCATCTTTCCTAAATGTCTGCTTCAGTTCCTCTTCTACTCCTCTCTACCCATCTCCACTTCTTCTCACTTTGTTTTTAACCAATCTTTTTCAATACCATCACACTTTAACTCCTCTGCCCATCACAGTCAGTAATTATCCCCTGTTCTCTGTCTTGTGCAGTTCGAGTATGGCAGTGAGGGCTCTCTGCCAGAGGATGTCAACATCCAGATGACCTTCCTGCGTCTCATGTCCACTGAGGCATCCCAGAACATTACCTACCACTGCAAGAACAGCGTCGCCTACATGGACGCCGCCGCTGGCAACCTCAAGAAGGCCCTCCTGCTCCAGGGCTCCAACGAGATTGAGATCAGAGCCGAGGGCAACAGCCGCTTCACCTACAGCGTCCTTGAGGATGGATGCACGGTGAGGAAACATTTGACATTAAACTCAATATGTTAATTATTCAAAGCTAACAGAGATTGGGAAGGGTTAGAGGCTAAAGGTTCTAATCAGCACTATTCTGAATATGAACCCTAATTCTGATTTTCGTTGTCTCTCCTTCCAGTCACACACCGGTACATGGGGCAAGACAGTCATTGACTACAAGACATCGAAAACATCTCGCCTGCCCATCATTGATATCGCTCCTATGGACGTTGGTGCTCCAGACCAAGAGTTTGGCTTTGAAGTTGGACCTGTCTGTTTCTTGTAAAAAGAGAAATCTGGACTTGAAATTGttgttgtgtgcgtgtgtgtgtttaatttttttctagCAGTCATCTCTCTctaaagcaaaagcaaaaaaaatgccCCCAACAAATCATTCTCCCGATGCcatttttctgaaaaatctGACCCTTCGTTCTTGATTCTACAAGTTTCCATTTGGCCGTTGCTCCGATGGTCCGCTTTGCCTAAAACCTGCACTTCGACGAGAACAAGATGGCGGCAGTGTAGAGGCATCTGCATCGTCGCGTTTGGGaccactactttttttttttgtttctgacttttttttgtttgtttttgccatcACCAACACCAAGGATCCTGTAGAGAAGACATTTTGTTTCACTGGCAACAAGAAAATAATATATGCctctgtaaagtgtaaaaaaaaattgacttCCCCTCATCATGCGGCCAAACCAGGCCTCTCTGGAGTTTACAGAAACAGACACAGGTgacttttgtatttttatacacCTCTGCGGTGAGAGGAATGAAAGGACAGTCCCAACAGACAGAACCCAATTGCTTTGTACCACGTTTCAGGTGTTGATGAATAAACGGTGAAACTGACAGCCATGTTTGTCTCTGTTGTTCTGCCCTTCCCCTTTTCCACCTGCCCCTAGACAACG
It encodes the following:
- the col1a1a gene encoding collagen, type I, alpha 1a, coding for MFSFVDLRLALLLSAAVLLVRAQGEDDRTGKSCTLDGQVFADRDVWKPEPCQICVCDSGTVMCDEVICEDTTDCPNPIIPHDECCPICPDDGFQEPQTEGTVGARGPKGDRGPPGPPGRDGMPGQPGLPGPPGPPGPPGLGGNFSPQMSGGYDEKSPAMPVPGPMGPMGPRGPPGPPGSSGPQGFTGPPGEAGEPGSPGPMGPRGPAGPPGKNGEDGESGKPGRPGERGPPGPQGARGFPGTPGLPGIKGHRGFSGLDGAKGDTGPAGPKGEAGTPGENGTPGAMGPRGLPGERGRAGATGAAGARGNDGAAGAAGPPGPTGPAGPPGFPGGPGAKGDAGAQGARGPEGPAGARGEPGNPGPAGPAGPGGNPGSDGAPGAKGAPGAAGVAGAPGFPGPRGPSGPQGAAGAPGPKGNTGEAGAPGSKGESGAKGEAGAPGVQGPPGPPGEEGKRGARGEPGAAGARGGPGERGAPGGRGFPGSDGPAGPKGATGERGAPGLVGPKGATGEPGRTGEPGLPGAKGMTGSPGNPGPDGKIGPSGAPGQDGRPGPPGPGGARGQPGVMGFPGPKGAAGEAGKPGERGTMGPTGPAGAPGKDGDVGAQGPPGPAGPAGERGEQGPAGSPGFQGLPGPQGAVGETGKPGEQGVPGEAGAPGPAGARGDRGFPGERGAPGAIGPAGARGSPGASGNDGAKGDAGAPGTPGAQGPPGLQGMPGERGAAGLPGLRGNRGDQGPKGADGTPGKDGPRGLTGPIGLPGPAGSPGDKGEPGAQGPVGPSGARGPPGERGEAGPPGPAGFAGPPGADGQPGAKGEPGDNGAKGDSGAPGPAGPTGAPGPQGPVGNTGPKGARGPAGPPGATGFPGAAGRVGPPGPAGNAGPPGPPGPAGKEGPKGNRGETGPAGRPGELGAAGPPGPPGEKGSPGADGAPGSAGIPGPQGIAGQRGIVGLPGQRGERGFPGLAGPVGEPGKQGPSGPSGERGPPGPMGPPGLAGAPGEPGREGTPGNEGAAGRDGAPGPKGDRGESGPAGAPGAPGPPGAPGPVGPAGKTGDRGETGPAGPAGAAGPAGPRGPAGAPGLRGDKGETGEAGERGMKGHRGFTGMQGPPGPPGTSGESGPAGAAGPAGPRGPSGAAGAPGKDGVSGLPGPTGPPGPRGRSGEMGPAGPPGPPGPPGAPGAPGGGFDLGFMVQPQEKAPDPFRMYRADDANVLRDRDLEVDSTLKSLSQQIEQIRSPDGTRKNPARTCRDLKMCHPDWKSGEYWIDPDQGCTQDAIKVYCNMETGETCVSPTQREVAKKNWYISKNIKEKKHVWFGEAMNEGFQFEYGSEGSLPEDVNIQMTFLRLMSTEASQNITYHCKNSVAYMDAAAGNLKKALLLQGSNEIEIRAEGNSRFTYSVLEDGCTSHTGTWGKTVIDYKTSKTSRLPIIDIAPMDVGAPDQEFGFEVGPVCFL